The Calditrichota bacterium genome contains a region encoding:
- a CDS encoding helix-hairpin-helix domain-containing protein translates to MARRCAWLRANLRSKDGMPRCLVPVLLALGTFLLLLPTSQVHAQVEPEQVLEQEEEGSDSSELAEILADLRARPLDINRATVAELQQLPWISPLLAAKIVAFRRLRGRIQNIEELLEVPEIDDALLETIAEYLLVVPPAPALWWGEARLRASGRLERSRGFRTGAYPGSPLKSYARLKWGVGNHVTGGALVEKDAGEQRLDDYGNYFVSASLPSLSTQVVLGHYQMEAGQGLVLWSPYGHGKGSEPAVAAVRKARGLRPYSSATEYGGLRGVAVETMLGPFAVTALASDLPLDATLDEDGMVTSFYESGYHRTATEQAKRRVVRERLAGGRLAYGDNPLFKAGITWYASEFDRAVDPPDSLRRRFVFRGKHNSVAGMDLGISFASARFFAEGARSASGGVAAVAGILVEIPRAKVVAHYRHYDKDFYNRHALPFASSTGVANNEQGFYLGAQWRVRPGTRVAFYYDTSKRPWRTYSFPMPTGAEDGLAQVEQRLVRGVVALLRLRYARNNDLVTWIAPPSRDVSVVAQRSRLAARAQLQYDPVKSISLRGRVERSHVVLRPVGSPFLPERKSHGLLLSQELVARFAQRLQCQFRVVLFDTDDYESRIYAYESDLPGVLTNRLFAGRGSSWYLLVRARVGRAVFLGAKFTSTYYDDRETVGSGLDETEGPLSRTLSVQIDVGH, encoded by the coding sequence ATGGCACGGCGCTGTGCCTGGCTGCGTGCGAACCTGCGTTCTAAGGATGGAATGCCCCGTTGCCTGGTGCCTGTGCTCCTCGCGCTGGGAACGTTCTTGCTGCTCCTACCTACAAGCCAGGTACACGCGCAGGTGGAGCCGGAGCAGGTGCTGGAACAGGAAGAGGAGGGGTCCGACAGTTCCGAATTGGCGGAAATACTGGCGGACCTGCGGGCACGTCCTCTCGATATCAATCGTGCCACGGTGGCAGAGTTGCAGCAGCTCCCGTGGATTTCACCGCTCTTGGCCGCCAAAATCGTCGCCTTCCGCCGCTTGCGAGGAAGAATCCAGAACATCGAGGAGCTGTTGGAGGTACCGGAAATCGACGACGCTCTCCTGGAAACCATTGCCGAGTACTTGCTGGTGGTGCCGCCGGCCCCTGCCCTTTGGTGGGGAGAAGCGCGCTTGCGCGCCTCCGGCCGCTTGGAACGGTCCCGGGGCTTTAGGACAGGCGCCTATCCAGGGTCCCCGCTCAAGAGCTATGCTCGCCTCAAATGGGGCGTCGGAAATCACGTCACGGGCGGGGCGCTGGTGGAGAAGGACGCCGGCGAACAACGTCTCGACGACTATGGCAACTACTTCGTTTCTGCCTCCTTGCCAAGTCTCTCGACCCAGGTAGTACTGGGACATTATCAGATGGAGGCAGGACAGGGCCTGGTGCTATGGAGCCCCTACGGCCATGGCAAAGGGAGCGAACCGGCAGTGGCCGCGGTGCGCAAGGCTCGCGGGCTGCGTCCGTACAGTTCTGCTACGGAATACGGCGGTCTGCGCGGTGTGGCAGTGGAGACTATGCTGGGTCCATTTGCGGTGACCGCTCTTGCCTCCGACCTCCCACTGGACGCCACCCTCGACGAAGACGGGATGGTCACCTCCTTTTACGAGAGTGGCTATCACCGCACTGCCACCGAGCAAGCCAAGCGCCGCGTGGTCCGCGAACGGCTGGCCGGAGGTCGCCTGGCTTACGGCGACAATCCACTGTTCAAAGCAGGCATTACCTGGTATGCCTCGGAATTTGACCGCGCCGTCGACCCGCCGGATTCTCTCCGCAGACGCTTCGTATTTCGGGGAAAACACAACAGCGTAGCGGGGATGGACCTCGGCATCTCTTTCGCCTCCGCCCGCTTCTTCGCTGAGGGGGCGCGGTCGGCAAGTGGCGGCGTTGCTGCGGTGGCGGGCATCTTGGTGGAGATTCCCCGCGCCAAGGTCGTTGCACACTATCGGCACTACGACAAAGATTTCTACAATCGCCACGCCTTGCCCTTTGCCAGCTCAACGGGCGTCGCCAATAACGAGCAAGGCTTCTACCTCGGCGCGCAGTGGCGGGTGCGACCAGGGACCCGCGTGGCCTTTTACTACGACACTTCCAAGCGCCCGTGGCGCACGTACTCCTTCCCCATGCCCACAGGTGCGGAGGACGGTCTGGCGCAAGTGGAACAACGGCTCGTCCGCGGCGTGGTGGCCCTGCTTCGGTTGCGCTACGCACGCAACAACGACCTGGTCACCTGGATCGCCCCGCCGTCCCGGGATGTGTCTGTCGTGGCGCAAAGGAGCAGACTCGCCGCCCGGGCGCAGCTGCAGTACGATCCCGTCAAGAGCATCTCGCTGCGGGGACGAGTGGAGAGAAGCCACGTGGTCCTGCGACCGGTGGGCTCCCCTTTCTTGCCTGAGCGCAAGTCCCACGGCCTGCTCCTTTCCCAGGAGCTCGTCGCTCGCTTTGCCCAGCGACTGCAGTGCCAGTTCCGCGTCGTCCTGTTCGACACAGACGATTATGAGTCTCGCATCTATGCCTATGAAAGCGACCTGCCCGGGGTGCTCACCAACCGTCTGTTTGCCGGCAGGGGTTCGTCCTGGTACCTCCTCGTGCGGGCAAGGGTTGGCCGGGCCGTCTTTTTGGGGGCAAAATTCACGAGCACCTACTACGATGACCGTGAGACAGTGGGCTCCGGCCTCGATGAGACGGAGGGTCCACTCTCTCGAACCCTGTCGGTGCAGATAGACGTCGGGCATTGA